One Brassica napus cultivar Da-Ae chromosome A1, Da-Ae, whole genome shotgun sequence genomic region harbors:
- the LOC106347889 gene encoding uncharacterized protein LOC106347889, which produces MNPLNLATTSSPPPVANDLLAKRKRGRPRKDETTTQPQQENINLVGKTFSGAATGSFDAGYLLNVKMNDSDTKLRGLVFKKGKVTPVTPENDVAPHVKMFAKEGIKNQTDLPPNDQPTEDVEICESARPLSLVPYQSDDEEPEEAVMEEKEKDGVMEEGEAATPLLEFFPTPETTMVTPQHCLVLAQQETTEKQKPPGEACGFGVEEPVGPVEKVPQELRLELGNKMIMSGDKETDPKSSVSKSGFIANLLEGEGKKVDCAMEEEAAPSVP; this is translated from the coding sequence ATGAATCCGTTGAATCTAGCCACCACAAGCTCACCACCTCCAGTTGCTAATGATCTCTTGGCGAAGCGAAAGAGAGGTCGTCCACGCAAAGATGAAACCACAACACAGCCTCAACAAGAAAACATTAACCTGGTTGGTAAGACGTTTTCAGGTGCGGCCACAGGATCTTTCGACGCGGGGTACCTCCTCAATGTCAAGATGAACGACAGTGACACGAAGCTGAGAGGTCTCGTGTTCAAGAAGGGGAAAGTCACTCCCGTAACTCCTGAGAACGACGTGGCTCCCCATGTTAAAATGTTCGCAAAAGAAGGAATCAAGAACCAAACTGATCTCCCTCCTAATGATCAGCCAACGGAAGATGTGGAGATCTGTGAATCTGCTCGACCGTTGTCTTTAGTGCCGTATCAGAGCGATGACGAAGAGCCCGAGGAAGCTGTGATggaggagaaagagaaagatGGAGTCATGGAAGAAGGAGAAGCTGCCACTCCTCTGCTGGAGTTTTTTCCAACTCCGGAGACAACGATGGTGACTCCTCAACATTGTCTTGTCCTGGCGCAGCAAGAGACTACAGAGAAACAGAAACCTCCTGGTGAGGCTTGTGGGTTTGGTGTTGAGGAACCTGTTGGTCCGGTGGAGAAAGTGCCGCAGGAGCTTAGGCTAGAGCTTGGGAACAAGATGATAATGAGTGGAGACAAAGAGACAGATCCTAAAAGCTCTGTGTCCAAGAGTGGCTTCATAGCGAATTTGCTTGAAGGAGAAGGCAAGAAGGTTGACTGTGCCATGGAGGAAGAAGCAGCTCCATCAGTTCCTTAG